In the genome of Triticum urartu cultivar G1812 chromosome 5, Tu2.1, whole genome shotgun sequence, one region contains:
- the LOC125506172 gene encoding putative protein TPRXL, with the protein MPGLARFILLLLLVLAVPVAQPTPYSDNLQDACNKTLFPKVCIQALTGNPETRTADARRLAELSVNFAKQAGTKVAALAHNELNSVKAEDVMFKCLDSCSDDIEEAVAHLSGLSGEVTDSKFLEVKSWLSATLGGSSTCEESCKDAPASDAKTFFVAKSIEFEKLLRVTLDLITEASGSMSASGSMSGDVAVPPTPYDGSASGSYVASAPGSYSVSASESSESASAPESSESASASESSGSASAPESSGSASAPSSEAPSADASAPASNAPASEAPSAGAPGPSYGSSSAPSSEAPSSDALAPSSDASAPSNAPTSDAPSAGAPGPSYGSSAPSSEAPSTDAPTPSSSNAPTSDAPSAGSPGPSYGSASGPSTDAPSPSPSDADAPSSGSAGAPSSGSAGAPSSGSAGAPSYGSAGAPSPSDAGAPDADSPA; encoded by the coding sequence ATGCCCGGTCTGGCTCGCTTCATCCTCCTCCTGCTCCTCGTCCTCGCCGTCCCCGTCGCTCAGCCTACCCCCTACAGCGACAACCTCCAGGACGCGTGCAACAAGACGTTGTTCCCCAAAGTGTGCATCCAGGCGCTGACGGGCAACCCGGAGACCCGGACAGCGGACGCGCGCCGGCTGGCCGAGTTGTCCGTGAACTTCGCCAAACAGGCGGGCACCAAGGTGGCAGCGCTCGCTCACAACGAGCTCAACAGTGTCAAGGCGGAGGACGTCATGTTCAAGTGCCTCGACAGCTGCTCCGACGACATTGAAGAGGCGGTGGCGCACCTGAGCGGCCTCAGCGGCGAGGTCACCGACAGCAAGTTCCTCGAGGTCAAGTCATGGCTGTCCGCGACGCTGGGCGGCTCGTCCACCTGTGAGGAGAGCTGCAAGGACGCGCCCGCCAGTGATGCCAAGACGTTCTTCGTAGCCAAGAGCATCGAATTCGAGAAGCTGCTCCGCGTCACGCTCGACCTCATCACCGAGGCCTCCGGCTCCATGTCCGCGTCCGGCTCCATGTCCGGCGACGTCGCGGTGCCGCCCACGCCGTATGATGGCAGCGCTTCAGGTTCCTATGTTGCCAGCGCGCCGGGCTCCTACAGTGTCAGCGCATCCGAGTCGTCCGAGAGTGCCAGCGCACCCGAGTCGTCCGAGAGTGCCAGCGCATCCGAGTCGTCCGGGAGTGCCAGCGCACCCGAGTCGTCCGGGAGTGCCAGCGCGCCCAGCTCCGAAGCACCATCCGCTGATGCGTCGGCGCCGGCCTCGAACGCACCAGCCTCCGAGGCACCGTCAGCTGGCGCGCCAGGCCCCTCCTATGGCTCCAGCAGCGCACCGAGCTCCGAAGCACCATCCAGTGATGCGTTGGCGCCATCCAGTGATGCGTCGGCGCCATCGAACGCTCCAACCTCCGACGCACCATCAGCTGGCGCGCCAGGCCCCTCCTACGGCTCCAGCGCACCGAGCTCCGAAGCACCATCCACCGATGCGCCGACGCCCTCGAGCTCGAACGCACCAACCTCCGACGCACCCTCAGCTGGCTCGCCAGGCCCCTCCTATGGCTCCGCCAGCGGGCCATCTACCGATGCACCGTCGCCATCCCCATCGGACGCCGACGCGCCATCTTCCGGGTCTGCCGGCGCGCCATCATCAGGGTCGGCCGGCGCACCATCATCAGGGTCTGCCGGCGCACCATCGTACGGGTCTGCCGGCGCCCCGTCCCCGTCCGACGCCGGCGCTCCTGATGCCGACTCACCTGCATGA